The following are encoded together in the Thermoanaerobaculia bacterium genome:
- a CDS encoding DUF1570 domain-containing protein, protein GEKKAREIAQEFERIRAFFALRLPGAVADGGPPLWIYAARDDGTMKILMPSLVKELGPGAVGGRFVDRPTGQFIQLQSGFGTQWDLQIVFHEYFHYLSHRLDLDLPVWLEEGLADFWGATQFTDKAIEIGRLVPSRMKHYGALDLERLLALDRSSPEYRDPTRRGALYAQSWALVHYLVLGEEAARSEQLSRYIQLVRSGKESLAAAREAFGDLAKLDEGLKRYRAGVLFPLGRMAPASVPPPEIVVREVGDGEAAARIVVAQFATEVTADMAPWAVVAKREAPGAGATELATGLFALRESRHPDAEAAFARAMTASPDDPQMAIAGYALALLEMDRDRSAAGLAGAEKSLRRAVELDPGFAAAQSRLAEVELRQGGDPKRALATLRVARRLLPDDAYLDLREIRILELIGSSAAAEHWLGRLAADAVRSESPFYLNDLCWHGTLVGYARTFLPVCDKGLELTPGRGAILDSRAVARGVTGDLAGAAADLRAALAAPAGSFKPEERALRESWLTALGRGENPFTPAVLEDLHYGPLAGLRWGH, encoded by the coding sequence GGGGAGAAGAAGGCGCGCGAGATCGCGCAGGAGTTCGAGCGCATCCGGGCGTTCTTCGCGCTGCGGCTTCCCGGGGCGGTCGCCGATGGCGGTCCGCCGCTGTGGATCTATGCGGCGCGCGACGACGGGACGATGAAGATCCTCATGCCCTCACTCGTCAAGGAGCTCGGCCCGGGGGCCGTCGGCGGGCGCTTCGTCGATCGGCCCACGGGGCAGTTCATCCAGCTGCAGTCGGGCTTCGGGACGCAATGGGACCTGCAGATCGTCTTCCACGAGTACTTTCACTACCTCTCGCACCGGCTCGACCTCGATCTTCCCGTCTGGCTGGAGGAGGGGCTCGCCGATTTCTGGGGCGCGACGCAGTTCACCGACAAGGCCATCGAAATCGGGCGCCTCGTGCCCTCGCGCATGAAGCACTACGGCGCGCTCGATCTCGAGCGCCTCCTGGCGCTCGATCGCTCCTCCCCCGAGTATCGCGACCCCACCCGCAGAGGCGCGCTCTACGCGCAATCGTGGGCGCTCGTGCACTACCTCGTTCTGGGAGAGGAGGCAGCCCGGAGCGAGCAACTCTCGCGCTACATTCAGCTCGTTCGCAGTGGCAAGGAGTCGCTCGCGGCGGCAAGGGAGGCGTTCGGCGACCTCGCGAAGCTCGACGAAGGGCTCAAGCGCTATCGCGCCGGCGTGCTCTTTCCACTCGGCAGGATGGCGCCGGCATCGGTTCCTCCGCCGGAGATCGTGGTGCGCGAGGTAGGCGACGGCGAGGCTGCGGCGCGCATTGTCGTCGCCCAGTTCGCGACCGAAGTCACGGCCGACATGGCTCCCTGGGCGGTGGTCGCGAAGAGGGAGGCTCCCGGGGCCGGCGCGACGGAGCTCGCCACCGGTCTCTTCGCCCTCCGGGAGAGTCGCCACCCCGACGCCGAGGCCGCCTTCGCTCGCGCCATGACGGCCTCCCCGGACGACCCGCAGATGGCCATCGCAGGCTACGCCCTGGCGCTCCTCGAGATGGACCGCGACCGCTCCGCCGCGGGACTCGCCGGCGCCGAGAAGAGTCTGCGGCGTGCCGTCGAGCTCGATCCCGGCTTCGCGGCCGCCCAGAGCCGGCTCGCCGAGGTCGAGCTGCGCCAGGGCGGCGATCCGAAGCGCGCTCTGGCGACCCTGCGTGTCGCCCGCCGCCTGCTGCCGGACGACGCCTACCTCGATTTGCGTGAGATCCGGATCCTCGAGCTCATCGGGTCCAGCGCAGCGGCCGAACACTGGCTCGGTCGGCTCGCTGCCGACGCGGTGCGCTCGGAGTCGCCGTTCTATCTGAACGATCTCTGCTGGCACGGCACCCTGGTGGGCTACGCCCGCACCTTTCTCCCGGTCTGCGACAAGGGACTCGAGCTCACGCCCGGACGCGGCGCGATCCTCGACAGCCGCGCGGTCGCGCGCGGCGTGACCGGAGACTTGGCCGGCGCCGCGGCGGACCTGCGCGCCGCGCTCGCCGCGCCGGCGGGCTCCTTCAAGCCCGAGGAGCGGGCCCTGCGCGAGAGCTGGCTCACGGCGCTGGGAAGGGGCGAGAATCCGTTCACTCCCGCTGTCCTCGAAGACCTGCACTACGGCCCCCTGGCCGGCCTCCGCTGGGGGCACTGA